In a single window of the Danio rerio strain Tuebingen ecotype United States chromosome 20, GRCz12tu, whole genome shotgun sequence genome:
- the atraid gene encoding all-trans retinoic acid-induced differentiation factor precursor, giving the protein MTANVTVSSMYLFTVLLLLFNVYVNSQDTDAQLCQMCEGTIRHDSPVWSFCITKGYVKGHCCFKNNTSDVDTIIGLDLSNCSISHVEHLYNSSTALIIDLSNNPISNLSDYVFQGFSQLTQLLLPSKLECPGGRASWEKVEVKSITRICEGQKNACNQTVQMPLVCPENSLCSPYGPGFFECSCLNNFHGYKCMRQGEFPLVKVLGILTASTVVVSSVLWFTQRRKVKNT; this is encoded by the exons ATGACAGCTAATGTAACAGTGtcttctatgtatttatttactgttttattacttttatttaatgtatatgtCAACAGTCAGGACACCGATGCACAG TTATGTCAGATGTGTGAAGGAACGATACGACATGATAGTCCGGTCTGGAGCTTCTGCATAACAAAAGGCTATGTTAAGGGTCACTGCTGTTTTAAAAACAACACCAGCGATGTCGACACTATTATAGG GTTGGACTTGTCAAACTGCTCTATCAGTCATGTAGAGCACCTTTATAATTCATCCACAGCACTCATCAT AGATCTCTCCAACAACCCCATCTCCAACCTGAGTGATTATGTGTTTCAGGGTTTCAGCCAGCTTACACAACT TTTACTACCTTCAAAACTGGAGTGTCCGGGGGGCAGAGCATCATGGGAGAAGGTGGAAGTGAAAAGCATTACCAGAATCTGTGAAGGACAGAAAAATGCTTGCAATCAAACAGTGCAGATGC CCTTGGTTTGCCCTGAAAACTCATTGTGCAGCCCATACGGACCAGGATTTTTCGAGTGTAGCTGTCTTAACAATTTCCATGGGTACAAATGCATGAGACAG GGAGAATTTCCTTTAGTTAAAGTGCTTGGGATACTTACCGCATCAACAGTGGTGGTTTCGTCTGTGCTCTGGTTTACACAAAGACGAAAAGTCAAGAACACTTGA